The proteins below are encoded in one region of Lepisosteus oculatus isolate fLepOcu1 chromosome 10, fLepOcu1.hap2, whole genome shotgun sequence:
- the agmo gene encoding alkylglycerol monooxygenase isoform X3, which translates to MALYEKPVVSVSQGIRMMFYLMTPNETSFAQNDEVPEYVQQATPFFVGMILLELFVSWAKNGWLVIRINDGVTSVSAGMLSMIPKLFVRSLELCSYIYVWDSYRLLELPWDSPWTWWLAFLGVDFGYYWLHRFSHEVNIMWAAHQVHHSSEDYNLSTALRQSLTQQCTSWVFYLPMALAIPPSVFAVHIQFNLLYQFWIHTELVSNLGPVELIMNTPSHHRVHHGRNPYCIDKNYGGTLIIWDRLFGTFAPEGEKVLYGLTHPINSFELLWVQFHHYLYIWDSFWNTPGVTNKLSVVFKGPGWTPGKPRLGLHEDLPEITGKEIPHNPAWPAALQAYVFTHFIVLMGIYNEIVATKATECSHAGICPMLCVSGFP; encoded by the exons ATGGCACTCTATGAAAAGCCCGTAGTGTCGGTCTCTCAGGGTATTCGTATGATGTTTTACCTTATGACACCGAATGAAACGTCTTTCGCGCAGAATGACGAGGTTCCGGAATATGTCCAGCAG GCCACACCGTTCTTTGTGGGAATGATACTGCTGGAGCTGTTTGTGAGCTGGGCTAAAAATGGATGGCTGGTCATTAGAATCAATGATGGAGTGACTTCTGTCTCAGCAGGCATGCTGTCCATGATTCCAAA GCTGTTTGTGAGGAGTCTGGAGCTGTGCAGTTATATTTATGTCTGGGACAGCTACAGACTCTTGGAGTTGCCCTGGGATTCTCCTTGGACTTGGTGGCTGGCTTTTCTTGGAGTAGACTTTGGCTATTACTGGCTTCATCGTTTCTCGCACG AAGTGAATATAATGTGGGCAGCTCACCAGGTGCATCACAGCTCTGAAGATTATAATTTATCCACAGCCCTGAGACAGTCTCTAACACAGCAGTGCACCTCCTGG GTGTTCTATCTCCCCATGGCCTTGGCCATTCCTCCATCAGTATTTGCTGTGCACATTCAGTTCAACCTTCTCTACCAGTTCTGGATTCACACAGAG CTCGTTAGTAATCTTGGGCCAGTGGAGCTGATTATGAATACCCCAAGCCACCACAGGGTTCATCATG GGCGAAATCCTTATTGCATCGACAAGAACTATGGAGGAACTTTAATTATATGGGACCGACTTTTTG GTACATTTGCTCCAGAGGGAGAGAAAGTTCTTTATGGTCTGACTCATCCAATCAACTCTTTTGAACTCCTTTGGGTGCAG tttcatcACTATCTCTATATCTGGGACTCATTCTGGAATACTCCAGGCGTCACAAACAAATTGTCTGTGGTCTTCAAAGGGCCTGGCTGGACTCCAGGCAAACCGAGATTGGGGCTGCATGAAGACTTGCCTGAG ATTACTGGAAAAGAGATTCCACACAACCCAGCGTGGCCAGCTGCCCTGCAAGCCTATGTTTTCACACACTTCATAGTGTTGATGGGGATTTACAATGAAATCGTCGCTACAAAAGCT